AGTTCCAGGTGAGCCTTGTTGGCCTTGCTGCCAGGGTTGTCGCTGGTGAGGCGTAATCAGTTCGTTCTGCTGAGTAAGAGGAAAGCTATGTTCACGAGCGAAACGTTCTGCTCCGTCACCAACCAAAAAGACATGACGTTGCGATTCCATCGCTGCTTTCGCCAACAGAATCGGATTGCGAACGGTACGCACCCCACCAACAGCTCCAGCCTGAAAGGTCGTCCCTTCCATGAGTGAGGCATCGAGCTCAACCGTTCCCTCTGCGGTCAAACACGCGCCCACACCAGCATTGAAGACTGGGTTGTTCTCTAACTCGACAACAGCTTGAACAACAGCGTCGAGGGCTGATCCACCCTGCTGGAGAATTGTCCAGGCTACATCGAAGGCACGACGGAGACCGCGCGCGCGCTCTTCGTGCTGTGTTGGGTCTGGGGAACCGGCCCCGCCGTGGAGGATGAGGGAGGGAGTCATGATAGTTGTCAGTTATCAGTAAGGGAAATCAGTTAAGAGTTAAAAGTGAAGAGTGAAGAATTGAAGAAGAAAATAGGAAAGTATTTTTCTCTCCTGACACTCTTAACTCTTAACTCTTCACTGTTTCTTGCTACGCTGACAACCGAAAACCGATAACTATAGATTTAGCGTCTGCGCCACCACTTCACGATGCACTGGCGCACTACCGAATGCCGCTTCACCAGCCAGAGCACGACGATAGAATAGATGCATATCGTGCTCCCAAGTAAAGCCGATACCACCATGTACTTGAATTGCTTCACTGGTCACGGTTTTGCCCATGTCGCTGCAATACGCCTTTGCCATTGGCACGGCTTGTTTGGCTTCGGCTACGTTCTCATCGACCGTCCACGCCGCATAGTAGGTCAGAGACCGTGCATTCTCCACGAGCACCATCATATCAACGCACTTATGCTTGACCGCCTGGAAACTACCAATCGGTTTGCCGAACTGTACTCGTTCTTTGGCGTAGCTCACGGCCATATCAAGGGCCTGTTGCCCGGTACCGATCATCTCAGCACACAGCCCAGCCATCGCTTGGTCGAGCACGCGACGCAACACTGGCCAGCTCTTCCCTACTTCACCAAGCACGTTGGCCCGCGATACCCCAACATCTTGTAACGTCACATGACACTGACGGCGGGTCATATCGACGGTTTTCAGCTGTGTCGTTGTTACGCCGGGAGACTTCGCGTCAACAAGAAACAAGGTGATACCATCCTCGCCATTGCCACCAGTGCGTGCGGCAACAATAATCTGATCAGCGACATGGGCGTCAGGAACAAACATCTTCTCACCTGAGAGGACGAAGTCATTGCCTTTCGCTTTGGCCGTAAGGGCGACGCCAGCCGCATCATAACGTCCACTCTTTTCGGCTAACGCTAATGTCACAATATGATTGCCTTCAACAATCTTCGGCAGAAGAGTTTCTTTCTGGCTGGCTGAGCCGCCCGCTAAGAGCGTTGTTGTCCCCAACAGTGCAGTCGTAAAGAACGGCCCCGGAAGAAGCGACTTCCCTGCTTCTTCAAGAATCACGACGAGATCAAGAAAGCTTCCACCACTGCCGCCAAAGTCCTCTGGCACAATGATCCCCAGCCAACCAAGCTGAGCAATTTTTTTCCATAGCTCAGTCGCATGCGCGGTATCATCAGCCATCATTTTGCGCACAAACGTCGTCGGACATTCGTTATCGAGAAATTTGCGCGTTGCGTCGCGCAGTGCTTCTTGATCTTCTGTGAAACCGAAATTCATGATTCCTCCTTCGGACGGCTGTCAGCTCTCAGCAGTCAGCGTTCAGCCAAAAAATCATACGCTCAACTCTTCCCTAGTCTTGCTGATCGCTGATAGCTGAGTGCTGAATGCTTTTCTACCCCTTTGGCAGCGCCAGCACACGATCACCAACGATATTGCGCATCACTTCTGACGTCCCACCAGCAATCGTGTACAAACGTGAGGCCAGCGCTCGTTGCGACCAGTAGCCGCCATCAACACCGTGCAGTTCTCCCAGCGCCATCTGGCTGTACGGTCCTAGCAGTTCCACCGCAAACTGCGCAATACGTCCGTACAACTCACTCGAAGCGAGTTTACCAATCGACCCTTCTGGACCCGGCGGGTCGCCTTTGAGTTGTCGTGTCAACTGACGAAAGCCATTGAGCTTGATGGCTTGCTCGTCAATCGCAAACTGCGCGAGTTTCTGTCGTACCGCAGGATCTTCAGCCGCAGTGTGACCATTCACCCGTAAGCGTTTAGCCAGTTCTCCTAATTTCTGCAGCATCGGCCCGATCTGATAAATAATGCTGAAATTCACCCGCTCGAACATCAGTGTGGTCACCGCCACTTGCCAACCTTGGTTCTTCTCACCGACGATATTGGCCTTGGGCACGCGTACATCTTCAAAGAATACTTCGTTGAATTCCGAATCGCCGGTGATTTGCACCAGTGGTCGCACAGTCACACCAGGTGATTTCATATCG
This Deltaproteobacteria bacterium DNA region includes the following protein-coding sequences:
- a CDS encoding acyl-CoA dehydrogenase yields the protein MDFDYSPQEESFRQELRAWLKANLPAEYDPETFERLDEQEQFKIRLKWQQKLHAANLVGVHWPKEYGGRGATIIEQAIYQQEMSRVRAPGIANPMGISLVGPTLMHWGTEEQKKRYIPKILSAEEIWCQGYSEPGSGSDLASLQTRAVEDGDSFVVNGQKVWTSYAHQANRCILVVRTDPDAPKHKGLSYLLVDMKSPGVTVRPLVQITGDSEFNEVFFEDVRVPKANIVGEKNQGWQVAVTTLMFERVNFSIIYQIGPMLQKLGELAKRLRVNGHTAAEDPAVRQKLAQFAIDEQAIKLNGFRQLTRQLKGDPPGPEGSIGKLASSELYGRIAQFAVELLGPYSQMALGELHGVDGGYWSQRALASRLYTIAGGTSEVMRNIVGDRVLALPKG
- a CDS encoding acyl-CoA dehydrogenase, yielding MNFGFTEDQEALRDATRKFLDNECPTTFVRKMMADDTAHATELWKKIAQLGWLGIIVPEDFGGSGGSFLDLVVILEEAGKSLLPGPFFTTALLGTTTLLAGGSASQKETLLPKIVEGNHIVTLALAEKSGRYDAAGVALTAKAKGNDFVLSGEKMFVPDAHVADQIIVAARTGGNGEDGITLFLVDAKSPGVTTTQLKTVDMTRRQCHVTLQDVGVSRANVLGEVGKSWPVLRRVLDQAMAGLCAEMIGTGQQALDMAVSYAKERVQFGKPIGSFQAVKHKCVDMMVLVENARSLTYYAAWTVDENVAEAKQAVPMAKAYCSDMGKTVTSEAIQVHGGIGFTWEHDMHLFYRRALAGEAAFGSAPVHREVVAQTLNL